In a genomic window of Paracoccaceae bacterium:
- a CDS encoding DUF2484 family protein, with amino-acid sequence MSLPLILAALWALVANILAMTPSKDNHWRNAYVLIALGIPIVGLVTWQHGPWIGMLIMAGGMSVLRWPVIYLGRWIKRVTLR; translated from the coding sequence ATGAGCTTGCCTCTCATTCTGGCCGCGCTTTGGGCTTTGGTGGCAAATATCCTGGCGATGACACCCAGCAAGGACAATCATTGGCGAAACGCTTATGTCCTGATAGCCTTGGGCATTCCCATCGTTGGTCTGGTGACATGGCAACACGGTCCTTGGATCGGCATGCTGATTATGGCGGGTGGTATGTCGGTTCTGCGCTGGCCGGTGATCTATCTCGGACGCTGGATCAAGCGCGTCACCCTGCGTTAG
- the murC gene encoding UDP-N-acetylmuramate--L-alanine ligase encodes MNAATKLPGDVGPIHFVGIGGIGMSGIAEVLLNHGYTVQGSDLKSSPITKRLEELGAHVYEGQRAENITNAEVVVISSAIKPGNAELDAARLNGLPIVRRAEMLAELMRLKSNIAVAGTHGKTTTTTMVATLLDAGEFDPTVVNGGIIHAYGSNARAGEGEWMVVEADESDGTFNRLPATIAIVTNIDPEHMEHWGDFDTLRQGFLDFVSNIPFYGVAVCNTDHSEVQALVGKITDRRIVTYGFNAQADVRAVNLTYKNGVAHFDVALQAEGILIEGCSLPMPGDHNVSNALSAIAVARHLGMKGEQIREALANFGGVNRRFTRVGDIDGVTIIDDYGHHPVEIAAVLKAARQATEGRVIAVHQPHRYSRLSDLFEDFCACFNDADVVGIAEVYAAGEDPIEGASRDDLVAGLIRHGHRHARAVVGEDDLERLVREQARPGDMVVCLGAGTISTWANGLPARLRKGAA; translated from the coding sequence ATGAATGCTGCGACGAAACTGCCCGGCGATGTCGGCCCAATTCACTTTGTTGGCATCGGCGGGATTGGCATGTCAGGTATCGCCGAGGTCTTATTGAACCATGGCTACACCGTGCAGGGGTCCGATCTCAAATCCTCGCCCATTACCAAGCGTCTCGAAGAATTGGGCGCGCATGTTTACGAAGGCCAGCGCGCTGAAAACATCACCAATGCCGAGGTTGTGGTGATTTCAAGCGCGATCAAGCCGGGGAATGCGGAATTGGACGCGGCGCGGTTGAACGGCTTGCCGATTGTACGTCGTGCGGAAATGCTTGCCGAACTGATGCGGTTGAAATCCAACATTGCGGTGGCAGGCACCCACGGCAAAACGACCACAACGACCATGGTCGCAACTTTGCTGGACGCAGGGGAGTTTGATCCCACAGTGGTGAATGGCGGTATCATTCATGCCTATGGCTCGAATGCCCGCGCCGGCGAAGGTGAATGGATGGTGGTGGAGGCGGATGAGAGCGACGGCACGTTTAATCGCCTGCCGGCAACCATTGCGATTGTCACCAATATCGATCCTGAACATATGGAACATTGGGGTGATTTTGACACGTTACGGCAAGGATTCCTCGATTTTGTCTCCAACATCCCGTTTTACGGGGTGGCCGTTTGTAACACGGACCATAGTGAGGTGCAGGCGCTCGTCGGCAAGATCACCGATCGTCGCATTGTGACCTATGGCTTCAATGCGCAGGCCGATGTGCGCGCGGTTAACCTGACCTATAAAAATGGCGTTGCCCATTTTGATGTTGCCCTGCAGGCCGAAGGTATCCTGATCGAAGGATGCAGCCTGCCGATGCCCGGTGATCACAACGTGTCCAACGCGCTTTCTGCGATTGCGGTTGCGCGTCATCTGGGCATGAAAGGCGAACAGATCCGCGAGGCTTTGGCGAACTTTGGCGGTGTTAACAGACGCTTTACCCGCGTGGGCGACATTGATGGGGTGACGATCATTGATGATTATGGCCACCATCCGGTTGAAATTGCCGCTGTGCTCAAGGCTGCGCGTCAGGCCACAGAGGGGCGCGTGATTGCTGTGCATCAACCACATCGATACTCGCGCCTGTCTGACCTGTTTGAAGACTTCTGCGCCTGTTTTAACGACGCAGATGTTGTGGGAATTGCGGAGGTCTATGCTGCGGGCGAAGACCCGATTGAAGGGGCCAGTCGGGACGATCTGGTTGCAGGTCTCATCCGACATGGTCATCGTCATGCCCGTGCTGTGGTCGGCGAGGATGATCTGGAACGCCTTGTGCGGGAACAGGCGCGTCCAGGCGATATGGTAGTTTGCCTTGGTGCAGGTACGATCAGCACTTGGGCAAATGGGCTGCCTGCGCGCTTGCGCAAAGGGGCTGCGTGA
- a CDS encoding UDP-N-acetylglucosamine--N-acetylmuramyl-(pentapeptide) pyrophosphoryl-undecaprenol N-acetylglucosamine transferase produces the protein MSQQPLLLIAAGGTGGHMFPAQALAETMLTRGWRVKLSTDARGARYTQGFPAATEITEIRSATFARGGFLSKALVGPQLLAGAATALWAFLRDKPSVVVGFGGYPTIPALSAACVLKLPRMIHEQNGILGRVNKAFVSRVDAIACGTWPTDLPDAIQGHHTGNPVRKAILERAEAGYISPGDYPMELLVIGGSQGASILSDVIPPAIAGLPMDMLRNIRVSHQAREEDQDRVATFYAQNGISADVETFFHDVPRRMTEAQLVISRAGASSVADLSVIGRPSILIPYAAATGDHQTANARGLVEAGGAIMVPESRLNVDSVTEQIFSVLDNPEGAMQMARSAAQFGKPDATEALAEMVEGLAMKGQDQ, from the coding sequence ATGAGCCAGCAACCTCTCCTTCTGATCGCAGCGGGAGGTACGGGAGGGCATATGTTTCCAGCCCAAGCCCTTGCCGAAACCATGCTGACCCGCGGCTGGCGGGTCAAGCTGTCCACGGACGCGCGCGGTGCGCGGTATACACAGGGCTTCCCGGCCGCAACTGAGATCACAGAAATCCGCAGCGCAACTTTTGCACGCGGAGGGTTTTTGTCCAAGGCGCTGGTCGGGCCACAACTTTTGGCTGGCGCAGCCACGGCCTTGTGGGCCTTCTTGCGCGACAAACCTTCGGTGGTTGTCGGATTTGGCGGCTATCCGACCATCCCGGCACTCTCTGCGGCCTGTGTTCTGAAGCTGCCGCGTATGATCCACGAGCAAAACGGTATTTTGGGCCGCGTCAACAAAGCCTTTGTCAGTCGGGTTGATGCCATTGCATGCGGCACATGGCCTACCGACCTGCCCGATGCAATCCAGGGGCATCACACCGGTAACCCGGTGCGCAAGGCTATTCTGGAACGCGCTGAGGCAGGTTATATCTCTCCGGGAGATTACCCGATGGAGCTATTGGTCATTGGTGGCAGCCAGGGGGCCAGCATACTGAGCGACGTGATCCCCCCGGCGATTGCCGGCCTGCCGATGGACATGTTGCGCAATATCCGCGTAAGCCACCAGGCGCGCGAGGAGGATCAGGATCGGGTTGCCACGTTTTATGCCCAGAATGGCATAAGCGCGGACGTGGAGACGTTTTTTCACGATGTACCACGCCGCATGACGGAGGCCCAGTTGGTCATCAGCCGCGCCGGGGCGTCGTCTGTTGCGGACCTATCGGTGATCGGACGGCCCTCGATCTTGATCCCTTATGCGGCCGCGACCGGGGACCACCAGACTGCCAACGCGCGCGGCCTGGTTGAAGCCGGCGGGGCGATCATGGTGCCTGAAAGCAGGCTGAATGTGGACTCGGTAACCGAGCAGATCTTTTCAGTACTGGACAATCCCGAAGGCGCGATGCAAATGGCCCGCTCTGCCGCGCAATTCGGCAAGCCAGATGCGACAGAGGCTCTGGCGGAAATGGTGGAAGGGCTGGCAATGAAGGGGCAAGACCAATGA
- the ftsW gene encoding putative lipid II flippase FtsW — translation MTEMVYGAVPVRDGEPILPKWWRTIDKWAMSCILILFAIGLLLGLAASPPLAAKNGFEAFHYVQRQAFFGSIALVAMIMTSMMSPVLVRRLAVLGFVVSFIALALLPFFGTDFGKGAVRWYGLGFASLQPSEFLKPGFIVVAAWMMAAASDLHGPPGKTWSFALCMAIVMMLILQPDFGQACLVLFSWGVMYFVAGAPMVLLVGMALLVVFGGTIAYSNSEHFARRIDGFLSPEIDPRTQLGYATNAIQEGGFFGVGVGEGQVKWSLPDAHTDFIIAVAAEEYGLVLVLVIIALYATIVVRSLLRLMRERDPFIRLAGTGLVCTLGVQAMINMGVAVRLLPAKGMTLPFVSYGGSSIIASGIAVGMLLAFSRSRPQGEISDLLARGRVK, via the coding sequence ATGACAGAAATGGTCTATGGCGCAGTTCCGGTTCGTGATGGTGAACCGATCCTCCCCAAATGGTGGCGGACCATAGACAAATGGGCGATGTCCTGCATCTTGATCCTGTTTGCTATTGGTCTTTTGTTGGGGCTTGCGGCCTCACCACCCTTGGCGGCGAAAAATGGTTTCGAAGCGTTTCACTATGTCCAGAGACAGGCGTTTTTTGGGAGCATCGCACTTGTTGCAATGATCATGACATCGATGATGTCGCCGGTTCTGGTGCGACGCTTGGCGGTTCTGGGCTTCGTCGTTTCCTTTATCGCTCTGGCGCTGCTGCCGTTTTTCGGCACAGACTTTGGCAAGGGTGCAGTGCGTTGGTATGGTTTGGGCTTTGCCTCGTTGCAACCATCTGAATTCTTGAAACCAGGGTTTATTGTTGTTGCTGCATGGATGATGGCGGCGGCCTCTGACCTGCATGGGCCGCCGGGCAAGACTTGGTCCTTTGCGTTGTGCATGGCGATCGTCATGATGCTGATCCTGCAACCGGATTTCGGGCAAGCCTGTCTGGTGTTGTTTTCATGGGGCGTGATGTATTTTGTGGCAGGTGCGCCAATGGTTCTGCTTGTCGGTATGGCGCTTCTGGTGGTTTTTGGTGGCACGATTGCCTATTCGAATTCCGAGCATTTCGCGCGCCGGATTGATGGGTTCCTCAGTCCCGAAATCGATCCGCGCACACAACTGGGTTACGCCACCAATGCCATTCAGGAGGGCGGGTTTTTCGGTGTAGGTGTGGGTGAGGGGCAAGTCAAATGGTCCCTGCCGGATGCGCATACGGATTTCATCATTGCCGTGGCTGCGGAAGAATATGGTTTGGTTCTCGTGCTGGTGATCATCGCACTCTATGCAACGATTGTAGTGCGCTCGCTATTGCGATTGATGCGGGAACGCGATCCGTTTATTCGGCTGGCGGGAACTGGTCTGGTGTGTACGCTTGGGGTGCAGGCGATGATCAACATGGGTGTTGCTGTGCGGCTTTTACCGGCCAAGGGCATGACCTTGCCATTTGTAAGTTATGGTGGCTCATCCATCATTGCCAGCGGGATCGCCGTTGGGATGCTTCTTGCTTTTTCGCGTTCCCGGCCTCAGGGTGAAATCAGTGATCTTTTGGCGCGCGGACGTGTGAAATGA
- a CDS encoding aminoacetone oxidase family FAD-binding enzyme gives MRVDIAIIGAGAAGMMCAAHAKGRILIIDHARAPGEKIRISGGGRCNFTNLYTDADAFLSGNPHFAKSALARYTQWDFIELVDRHQIAWHEKTLGQLFCDTSAKDIIGMLRELMRQNGVDLRLQTSAHSFAKSPDGFTFTLTDAGKTTQVIAKNLIVASGGKSIPKMGATGLAYDIASQFGLTVRPTRPALVPFTFAKEHFEGLAGVATDARVRAGNTSFDEALLFTHRGLSGPAVLQASSYWQEGEPIFVNLAPHSDLYETLRDQRATSGRRNLTTELSHHLPSRLVEFLARQMDLAGNLADQSDAKLSQTCKSLSEWRLTPTGTEGYRTAEVTLGGIDTETLSAKTMQAKSVPGLYFIGEAVDVTGWLGGYNFQWAWSSAMAAAHALNA, from the coding sequence ATGCGAGTGGATATTGCGATCATTGGTGCGGGTGCCGCCGGTATGATGTGTGCAGCCCATGCCAAGGGGCGCATATTGATTATCGATCATGCACGCGCACCCGGCGAAAAGATTCGTATTTCTGGCGGAGGGCGTTGCAACTTCACCAATCTTTACACCGACGCCGATGCATTCCTGTCAGGCAATCCGCATTTTGCGAAATCCGCCCTCGCCCGCTACACGCAGTGGGATTTCATAGAGCTTGTGGATCGCCACCAGATCGCATGGCATGAAAAGACATTGGGTCAACTCTTCTGTGACACCTCAGCCAAAGACATTATCGGGATGTTACGAGAGCTCATGCGGCAAAACGGCGTCGATTTGCGTTTGCAAACCTCCGCACACAGCTTTGCAAAATCTCCGGATGGGTTTACCTTCACGCTCACGGACGCCGGTAAAACCACACAAGTGATAGCCAAAAACCTTATTGTTGCCAGTGGGGGGAAATCCATACCCAAAATGGGTGCGACCGGGCTTGCCTATGACATCGCATCGCAGTTTGGTTTGACAGTCAGGCCCACAAGACCCGCGCTTGTGCCCTTTACCTTTGCAAAGGAGCATTTCGAAGGCCTAGCGGGCGTTGCGACAGATGCGCGTGTCAGAGCTGGCAACACCAGCTTTGATGAAGCACTGCTTTTCACGCACCGCGGCCTTTCTGGCCCTGCCGTCTTGCAAGCCTCGTCCTACTGGCAAGAGGGAGAACCGATTTTCGTAAACCTGGCGCCTCATTCTGACCTCTATGAGACACTACGAGATCAGCGCGCGACTTCAGGTCGACGAAACCTGACCACTGAGTTGTCCCATCACCTGCCCAGCCGACTGGTGGAGTTTTTGGCACGCCAGATGGACCTAGCGGGCAACCTAGCGGACCAGTCGGACGCGAAGCTTTCTCAAACTTGCAAAAGCCTTTCCGAATGGCGTCTGACACCAACCGGAACCGAAGGTTACCGTACCGCCGAAGTCACGCTTGGCGGTATTGATACCGAAACGCTCTCGGCCAAAACGATGCAGGCGAAATCCGTCCCCGGTCTGTATTTCATAGGCGAAGCGGTGGATGTGACGGGCTGGCTGGGCGGATATAATTTCCAATGGGCGTGGTCTTCGGCCATGGCGGCGGCGCATGCCCTCAACGCCTAA